Proteins encoded by one window of Halobacteriovorax sp. GB3:
- a CDS encoding DUF309 domain-containing protein, which produces MTIPRLCPERPFPSYRFTPKKNPHPLKEGGHSFGEAEPVASPMDSSRPYESEFFLYALDLFNHGYYWESHVYLEALWNAHERKGDLAHLFLGLIKLAAAGVKWRLGHDSPTLGHLKRAKEHFENLSTYQIAGLSKQELIELVDSIKVPLLDGEIVYNFTITPQND; this is translated from the coding sequence ATGACAATACCTAGACTTTGCCCAGAACGACCATTTCCAAGCTACCGCTTTACTCCAAAGAAAAACCCACACCCTCTCAAAGAAGGTGGTCATAGTTTTGGTGAAGCAGAACCCGTCGCTAGCCCCATGGACTCATCAAGACCTTATGAAAGTGAATTTTTTCTCTATGCCCTCGATCTCTTTAATCACGGCTATTACTGGGAATCTCATGTCTATCTCGAGGCCCTTTGGAATGCTCACGAGCGCAAGGGTGATCTCGCCCATCTCTTTTTAGGGCTGATAAAATTGGCCGCAGCGGGTGTGAAGTGGCGCCTAGGCCATGATTCCCCGACCCTTGGTCATCTTAAAAGAGCAAAAGAGCATTTCGAAAATTTAAGTACTTACCAGATTGCAGGGCTTAGCAAACAAGAGCTCATTGAATTAGTTGATTCTATCAAAGTGCCACTTTTAGATGGTGAAATCGTCTATAATTTTACAATAACCCCACAGAATGACTAA
- a CDS encoding CBS domain-containing protein, whose translation MFYLLIKNQLSKHKFSYLDALDPSSRLEKTLAHGQEKKERRKSDNFNLYAINLMSTPAHCVQKETPLPEVKKLMREKEIRHIPVLDSAQLVGLISDRDLLKLDSSGTFSFLKANEIMSDLLIATDEESSLEELACVLATEKVSCLPVIDQEKKVVGIISYIDLLSALKKYRLIP comes from the coding sequence ATGTTTTATTTACTTATAAAGAATCAATTATCAAAGCATAAATTTAGTTATTTAGATGCCCTAGATCCCAGTTCTCGATTAGAGAAAACTCTCGCACATGGCCAAGAGAAAAAAGAGCGTCGAAAAAGTGATAACTTCAATCTCTATGCAATTAATCTCATGAGCACTCCTGCTCACTGTGTGCAAAAAGAAACCCCTCTTCCCGAAGTAAAAAAGCTTATGCGTGAAAAGGAAATACGCCACATCCCCGTTTTGGATTCAGCTCAATTGGTTGGTCTCATTTCTGATCGCGATCTTTTAAAACTCGACTCTAGTGGTACCTTTTCTTTTCTAAAGGCCAATGAAATTATGAGCGATCTACTTATTGCAACAGACGAGGAATCTTCTCTAGAAGAACTTGCCTGTGTGCTCGCAACAGAAAAAGTAAGCTGTCTTCCAGTTATCGACCAAGAGAAAAAAGTTGTAGGCATTATTAGTTATATCGATTTGCTGAGTGCTTTAAAGAAATACCGCCTCATTCCCTGA
- a CDS encoding 3'-5' exonuclease, whose protein sequence is MLILGIDLEGMSENLVENGVNLDKDRVTEIGAVLWDTRINQPIKVYSELIDEKDRLPMTEEIIDLTGIDDQLLEEWGLKGEEIQMALNRLAIIMKKADFLMAHNGEKYDKPMLEALFKRFDVAFPQKVWIDTVFDIEYPKKIHQKNMAALEHAHGFINPFPHRAVTDVLSMLKIASHYDFERMATLASSSKVRIVAKLKAPNWKDKEQVETFNKIKNRVSRARFQWNPGNKTWSKMIHKVLLDEGSINYEFDWYEEK, encoded by the coding sequence ATGTTAATTCTTGGTATAGACCTCGAAGGAATGAGTGAGAATCTCGTTGAAAATGGTGTGAATCTAGACAAAGATCGCGTTACAGAAATTGGTGCCGTTCTTTGGGATACAAGAATTAATCAACCCATCAAAGTCTATTCTGAGCTAATCGATGAAAAAGACCGTCTGCCAATGACTGAAGAAATCATCGATCTCACAGGAATTGACGATCAGCTTTTAGAAGAATGGGGTCTTAAGGGCGAAGAGATTCAAATGGCGCTAAATCGCCTGGCCATCATTATGAAAAAGGCCGATTTCCTCATGGCCCACAATGGCGAGAAGTATGACAAACCAATGTTAGAAGCTCTTTTTAAGCGCTTTGACGTGGCCTTTCCACAGAAAGTTTGGATTGATACAGTCTTTGATATTGAATACCCTAAAAAGATTCATCAAAAGAATATGGCCGCACTTGAGCACGCTCACGGCTTTATTAACCCATTCCCACATAGGGCCGTCACTGATGTTCTCTCTATGCTTAAGATTGCTTCACACTACGATTTTGAGCGTATGGCAACGCTTGCAAGCTCAAGCAAGGTTAGAATCGTTGCAAAATTAAAGGCACCTAATTGGAAAGATAAAGAACAAGTTGAGACCTTTAATAAGATTAAAAATCGCGTATCACGTGCTCGTTTTCAGTGGAATCCAGGTAATAAGACTTGGTCAAAAATGATTCATAAAGTTCTTCTCGACGAGGGAAGCATCAACTATGAATTTGACTGGTACGAAGAGAAATAG
- a CDS encoding substrate-binding periplasmic protein produces the protein MKTILILFLLSPFFNLQRTLAQPEKTELNMLEEELIQRELPNQRVINVTGHPDYPPVIWYNKKSEKTQGVSVELLKLILDPIKVQVKMKHVSSWGRAQEEVKNGRVDLLLPPYISPERKKIYAFTKEPFLMDDSVIFVKKGSKFPFKSYTDLVERKGVMIINDSFGHEFDNFAKSKLNISYLTKTAQCFEFLLKDRAEYFVAGKNAGIVTANEIDVISKIDILENPVISTGMYIAVSKKSPWNIQELLSYIDLKIEQFKNDGTIKRIELKYSKSFTKEYSLSYFDVQ, from the coding sequence ATGAAGACAATCTTAATTTTATTTTTACTCTCACCATTTTTTAACCTTCAAAGAACTCTCGCTCAGCCAGAGAAGACAGAGCTTAATATGCTCGAGGAAGAGTTGATACAAAGAGAGCTACCAAATCAAAGAGTCATCAACGTTACTGGTCACCCAGATTACCCACCAGTGATTTGGTACAACAAGAAGTCAGAAAAAACTCAAGGGGTTTCAGTAGAGCTTTTAAAGCTCATCCTCGACCCTATTAAAGTACAAGTGAAAATGAAACACGTCTCTTCTTGGGGCCGCGCTCAAGAGGAAGTAAAAAACGGACGAGTTGACCTTCTTCTTCCTCCTTATATCTCTCCGGAGAGAAAGAAAATCTACGCCTTTACTAAAGAACCATTTCTCATGGATGACTCTGTTATCTTTGTAAAAAAGGGCTCAAAGTTCCCTTTCAAAAGTTATACAGACTTAGTTGAAAGAAAAGGTGTCATGATTATTAATGATAGCTTTGGTCATGAATTTGATAATTTCGCCAAGTCAAAACTCAATATTAGCTACCTTACAAAAACAGCACAGTGTTTTGAGTTTCTTCTTAAAGATCGTGCCGAATACTTTGTCGCAGGAAAGAATGCTGGAATAGTGACGGCCAATGAAATTGATGTCATCTCTAAAATTGATATTCTTGAAAACCCCGTCATATCAACGGGTATGTACATAGCCGTTTCAAAGAAGTCTCCATGGAATATCCAAGAGCTTCTTAGTTATATTGATTTAAAGATTGAACAATTCAAAAATGATGGGACGATTAAAAGAATTGAACTCAAGTATAGTAAGTCTTTTACTAAAGAGTACTCACTTTCATACTTTGATGTTCAGTGA
- a CDS encoding group II truncated hemoglobin, giving the protein MKRPEKVSADQVTPYLLIGEEKGLNKLVERFYFYMDTLDEAKRCRDLHGQSLEGAKMKLKMFLSGWFGGPQLFMEKYGHPRMRMRHMPFKITTIERDEWLLCMRKAMDDLKLNEEFDGYLWESFKRFAEHMRNH; this is encoded by the coding sequence TTGAAGCGACCTGAAAAAGTAAGTGCCGATCAGGTGACTCCCTATCTTCTGATTGGCGAAGAAAAGGGCCTTAATAAATTGGTCGAACGTTTTTACTTTTATATGGACACATTAGATGAGGCAAAGAGGTGTCGTGATCTTCACGGTCAAAGCCTTGAAGGGGCAAAGATGAAACTTAAGATGTTTCTTTCTGGCTGGTTCGGAGGTCCTCAACTTTTTATGGAAAAGTATGGCCATCCAAGAATGAGAATGCGTCATATGCCATTTAAAATAACAACGATTGAGCGCGATGAGTGGCTTTTGTGTATGAGAAAGGCCATGGATGATTTAAAACTCAATGAAGAGTTTGATGGCTACCTGTGGGAGTCATTCAAGCGCTTTGCTGAGCACATGAGAAATCACTGA
- a CDS encoding ATP-binding protein produces MRLYLVLILTAVTMAFATGYFALFLQGSYTPTLQDIVEINELKLDFQKKVTPRAIINFNSIYYSRHQIRLIDPLYTTPAESVNKTINYYSSEDCYQDFEVLVNEPGFEKVWLWEEYRCGKRSHIPESFFQIAPFIHPSGQSYAYLAFRLNKERNRTRTWVRSHLRFFHITELSVLHEEVGSLGGIYDLLVKLDYDSMVSLSRGEGTILTKNYLLARIKYPGLVPILEYRFYDREDLDSFVKDSPFMVQNYKQGRPCFYRDGELCWDYNVKHIFKLANFSTVTFFVGLIVICVLVVRLLLVKIKNQRQEEERKKLALQVLTHEFRTPITSLLLSIEEMNKHFDKLDDQMQEVFLRMSSEIYRLQRLTEKSRNYLKFQESSKLIHLNEEKYPSIAGMLDEIVFTFEDEKGDDFRYEFLGADRAIHVDLYWLLIVLKNLIENSFNHGQVPVLFQVEVKEKSVSFTVQDQGSCQFESLEELTSEFVKGNKSSGSGLGMNIVSKVVKEMDGKLIFCKNPTTFKVVLNR; encoded by the coding sequence TTGAGATTGTATTTGGTTTTAATATTAACAGCTGTGACAATGGCCTTCGCGACAGGTTATTTTGCTCTTTTTCTACAAGGCTCTTACACGCCAACGCTACAAGATATTGTCGAGATTAATGAGTTGAAATTAGACTTTCAAAAGAAGGTCACTCCTCGTGCCATAATCAACTTCAATTCAATTTATTACTCACGCCACCAAATTCGACTCATAGATCCTCTCTATACGACACCTGCTGAAAGCGTAAATAAGACGATCAATTACTATTCGAGTGAAGATTGTTATCAGGACTTTGAAGTTCTTGTTAACGAGCCTGGTTTTGAAAAGGTTTGGTTATGGGAAGAGTATCGTTGCGGTAAGCGCTCTCATATACCAGAGTCATTTTTTCAAATAGCTCCTTTTATTCACCCAAGTGGACAAAGTTACGCCTATCTTGCTTTTCGTTTAAATAAAGAGAGAAATAGAACGCGCACTTGGGTGCGATCACATCTTCGCTTTTTTCATATTACTGAGCTTTCTGTTCTCCACGAAGAAGTGGGAAGTCTCGGGGGCATTTATGATCTTCTCGTTAAGTTGGATTATGATTCTATGGTTTCCCTTTCGCGTGGAGAGGGGACAATTCTTACAAAGAACTATCTGCTAGCGAGAATCAAATACCCTGGGCTTGTGCCTATTCTTGAGTATCGTTTTTACGATCGAGAGGACCTCGATAGCTTTGTTAAAGATTCTCCCTTTATGGTGCAAAATTATAAGCAGGGAAGACCTTGTTTCTATCGTGATGGAGAGTTGTGTTGGGATTACAACGTTAAGCATATTTTTAAACTTGCTAACTTTTCTACAGTCACTTTCTTTGTGGGACTCATTGTTATTTGTGTTCTTGTGGTTCGTCTTCTTCTTGTTAAAATTAAAAACCAAAGACAAGAAGAGGAGAGAAAGAAGTTGGCCTTGCAGGTTTTAACTCATGAATTTAGAACGCCTATTACATCACTCTTACTTTCTATTGAAGAGATGAATAAGCACTTTGATAAACTTGATGATCAAATGCAAGAAGTGTTTCTACGCATGTCAAGTGAGATCTATCGATTGCAGCGTCTAACGGAAAAGAGTCGCAATTATTTAAAGTTTCAGGAGAGTTCAAAGCTTATCCATTTGAATGAAGAGAAGTATCCTTCGATTGCTGGAATGCTCGATGAGATTGTTTTTACTTTTGAAGATGAGAAAGGCGATGACTTTCGCTATGAGTTCTTGGGCGCTGATAGGGCCATCCATGTAGATCTATATTGGCTACTTATTGTTTTAAAGAACTTAATTGAAAATAGTTTCAATCATGGTCAGGTACCTGTTCTTTTCCAAGTTGAAGTGAAAGAAAAGAGTGTAAGTTTCACTGTTCAAGACCAAGGCTCGTGTCAATTTGAATCGCTTGAAGAGTTAACGAGTGAGTTTGTAAAAGGGAATAAAAGCTCTGGATCAGGGCTTGGAATGAATATTGTCTCAAAAGTCGTTAAAGAGATGGATGGGAAATTAATTTTTTGTAAAAATCCGACAACGTTTAAAGTTGTTTTGAATCGATAA
- a CDS encoding VC0807 family protein, with product MSEVKKEKKENGLVNILINVIIPSVILTKFSGEEHLGQQLGLVVALAFPIAYGGYDFIQKKKVNFFSALGLISVLMTGGIGLLNLNRQWMIAKETGIPLIMGLAVIGSQFTKVPLVRTFMGQILDLEKIDSAFKEKGHEDEFEKNLIKASYYLAGTFFVSAILNYVLAVRVLVGEPGTSEFNESLGTMTALSFPVIAVPTTIMVGIILFKLLNSIKSVAGLEFEEVIKQ from the coding sequence ATGAGTGAAGTAAAAAAAGAAAAGAAAGAAAATGGTCTCGTTAATATTCTCATTAACGTCATCATCCCATCAGTTATTCTCACGAAGTTTAGTGGCGAAGAACATCTCGGACAGCAACTAGGTCTAGTTGTCGCACTTGCCTTTCCAATTGCCTACGGTGGTTATGATTTCATCCAAAAAAAGAAAGTGAACTTCTTCTCTGCCCTTGGTCTTATAAGTGTTCTTATGACAGGGGGAATTGGACTTCTCAATCTCAATAGACAATGGATGATCGCAAAAGAAACGGGAATTCCACTCATCATGGGCCTCGCTGTTATTGGTTCACAGTTTACAAAAGTTCCTCTCGTTAGAACTTTCATGGGTCAGATTCTCGATCTTGAAAAAATTGACTCGGCCTTTAAAGAAAAAGGTCACGAAGATGAATTCGAAAAAAATCTTATCAAGGCTTCCTATTATCTCGCAGGAACCTTCTTTGTCTCGGCCATTCTCAACTATGTTCTCGCGGTTCGAGTTCTCGTTGGTGAACCAGGGACGAGCGAATTCAATGAGTCCCTTGGAACAATGACGGCCCTTAGCTTCCCTGTTATAGCCGTTCCCACAACAATAATGGTTGGAATCATTCTATTTAAACTTTTAAACTCAATTAAGTCAGTTGCTGGTTTAGAATTTGAAGAAGTGATTAAGCAATAA
- a CDS encoding S8 family serine peptidase, which produces MKLMTLALSAALSTTAFAADFNGYIVKLKEGSSLMSQKSMSFDKIDEYKGLAGHFAVVRPFAGLVASNALEELRNHPEVEYVEPNYIYSINPTTVSNVVESVKDASFDKQWGLKNTGRNSGGWFSSGKEGEDINAEKAWEITKGSREVIVAVIDTGVDHSHQDLRTQMWTNDKELNGIEGVDDDGNGFVDDVYGYDFVNNDGDPMDDNAHGTHCAGVIGAAHDGEGVMGVMANVRIMGLKFLSARGSGETIGAIKSIDYAVQMGAHVLSNSWGGGEKSQALKESIERANEKGIIFVAAAGNSRSDNDARPTYPANYKVDNVITVGSHAGKGKRSSFSNYGQETVHVFAPGSNILSTVPNGGYKKMSGTSMATPFVAGMMGLLRTKAPNMSPAQARDLVIRTSVDNGSLRGISESNGRVDAFNLVKDL; this is translated from the coding sequence ATGAAATTAATGACTCTTGCGCTATCTGCAGCGCTTTCAACAACGGCATTCGCGGCCGATTTTAACGGATACATTGTTAAGCTTAAAGAGGGAAGCTCACTTATGAGTCAGAAATCGATGAGCTTTGATAAGATTGATGAGTATAAAGGTCTCGCAGGTCACTTTGCAGTGGTAAGGCCCTTTGCTGGTCTTGTTGCTTCTAATGCTCTAGAAGAGCTTAGAAACCATCCTGAAGTAGAGTATGTAGAACCAAATTACATTTACTCTATTAACCCTACGACTGTTTCAAATGTTGTTGAATCTGTAAAAGATGCAAGTTTTGATAAGCAATGGGGTCTAAAGAATACTGGGCGTAACTCTGGTGGTTGGTTCTCATCTGGAAAAGAAGGTGAAGATATCAATGCTGAGAAGGCATGGGAAATTACAAAAGGTTCTAGAGAAGTCATCGTTGCTGTTATTGATACAGGAGTTGATCACTCGCACCAAGATCTTAGAACACAAATGTGGACTAACGATAAAGAATTGAATGGTATTGAAGGCGTTGATGATGATGGAAACGGATTCGTTGATGATGTTTATGGATATGACTTTGTAAATAACGATGGTGATCCAATGGATGATAATGCTCACGGAACTCACTGTGCAGGTGTTATTGGAGCTGCTCACGATGGTGAAGGTGTAATGGGTGTTATGGCCAACGTTCGCATAATGGGACTTAAGTTCCTTTCTGCTCGTGGTTCAGGTGAGACGATTGGTGCGATTAAATCAATTGATTATGCTGTTCAGATGGGGGCTCATGTACTAAGTAACTCTTGGGGTGGAGGAGAGAAGTCTCAGGCCTTAAAAGAGTCTATTGAAAGAGCTAATGAAAAGGGAATTATCTTTGTTGCTGCTGCAGGAAATAGTCGCTCTGACAACGATGCTAGACCAACGTATCCAGCAAATTATAAAGTTGATAACGTTATCACTGTAGGTTCACATGCTGGGAAGGGAAAACGTTCAAGTTTTTCTAACTATGGTCAAGAAACAGTTCATGTTTTTGCTCCAGGTTCAAATATTCTTTCAACTGTACCAAATGGTGGTTATAAGAAAATGAGTGGAACATCGATGGCAACTCCATTTGTTGCAGGAATGATGGGACTACTAAGAACAAAAGCTCCAAATATGAGTCCGGCGCAAGCGAGAGACTTAGTTATTAGAACTTCTGTAGATAATGGTTCGCTTCGTGGAATCTCTGAGTCAAACGGAAGAGTGGATGCTTTTAATCTTGTAAAAGATCTTTAA